A part of Planococcus sp. MB-3u-03 genomic DNA contains:
- a CDS encoding BglG family transcription antiterminator, translating to MFVTVREKSIIELVTRMSAKHTVNSLATYLDVSARTIQRDLKSVDKLLEGFGLTMKRNAADALFIDGNNEKIYRLMQKLAASSAPEATPEEKKLRLLVILMEEGAFFKKQVLSNQLGISTTTLTSYLDELGNWLRKFSVTLSRQRGVGVEVDGAEAHKRHALAAYFLIHFYEELIESLYYLQQGKTQDDKVLGYFNPDYLSAANKLVGERISDEQIRLADSDYTGLVVHLALALQRTEKGFLLDAQPADSESNGEYHVIEAICDDLHERLGVELTERDVEFLVVVLKGSKIQASNVLYYDSVLLGKLVKNMIRDVSGQLGVDLTKDFSLYQGLLAHMEPLIFRLKQKLESFNPLTDEIKKKYPMLFLAVKQTLETEFDDLEFSADEVAFIVLHFGSALLMNEERVQIDAVVVCPTGIGTSKMLASRIQKELPEIDTVKILSIHDFEAANFQDYDLVISTIRLPVTDVDYLMVSPLLNEQDISHIENYLQHNIQKVTRNKQYLPAEALSEAGRTHRPNLRRLLLDIKQVQTGMEAILEHFGVVNMRGTDYWRVLEAVLDGMESDGLLDAASTLRQLKDRETKGGLGIPGTNMALFHCRDESVGQLLFQVVHLDTPSTVKGMDGRDVQMTNLLLMLTPVELSEREQEIMSLISSSLIESEAAMMIFSSSNEGVIRGKLEQLFYEYLQNNLMKE from the coding sequence ATGTTTGTCACGGTTAGGGAAAAGTCGATTATTGAGCTGGTGACGCGGATGTCGGCGAAGCATACGGTCAATTCCTTGGCGACGTATCTTGATGTCAGCGCGCGGACGATTCAGCGCGATTTGAAATCGGTGGATAAGCTATTGGAGGGGTTCGGTCTCACGATGAAGCGCAATGCGGCGGATGCGCTCTTTATTGATGGCAATAATGAAAAAATCTACCGCTTGATGCAAAAGCTTGCGGCATCGAGTGCGCCGGAAGCGACGCCGGAGGAGAAAAAGCTGCGCTTATTGGTCATCTTAATGGAAGAAGGCGCGTTTTTTAAAAAGCAGGTGCTGTCGAATCAGCTCGGCATCAGCACGACGACGCTGACTTCGTATTTGGATGAGCTCGGCAATTGGCTGCGCAAGTTCTCGGTCACTTTGTCCAGGCAGCGCGGCGTCGGTGTGGAAGTGGATGGTGCGGAAGCGCATAAACGCCATGCGCTGGCGGCGTATTTCCTCATTCATTTTTACGAGGAGCTCATTGAAAGCCTGTATTATTTGCAGCAAGGAAAAACCCAGGACGACAAAGTGCTCGGCTATTTCAATCCGGACTATCTCTCGGCGGCGAATAAATTGGTCGGTGAACGCATCAGCGACGAGCAGATCCGCTTGGCCGACAGCGATTATACCGGCTTGGTCGTTCATCTCGCTTTGGCGCTGCAGCGCACCGAAAAGGGCTTTTTGTTGGACGCGCAACCGGCTGACAGCGAATCGAACGGTGAGTACCATGTGATCGAAGCGATTTGTGACGATTTGCATGAGCGGCTTGGCGTGGAGTTGACGGAGCGTGATGTCGAGTTTCTTGTGGTCGTCTTGAAGGGTTCGAAAATCCAAGCGTCCAATGTGCTGTATTACGATAGCGTGTTGCTCGGGAAACTCGTCAAGAATATGATTCGCGATGTGTCGGGACAGCTCGGCGTCGATTTGACGAAGGATTTTTCCTTGTACCAAGGCTTGCTCGCGCATATGGAGCCGCTCATTTTCCGGCTCAAGCAAAAGCTTGAATCGTTCAACCCGCTGACGGATGAGATCAAGAAGAAATACCCGATGCTGTTTCTCGCGGTCAAGCAGACTTTGGAGACGGAGTTTGACGACCTCGAGTTCTCGGCGGACGAAGTGGCGTTTATCGTGCTTCATTTCGGATCAGCTTTATTAATGAATGAAGAACGCGTGCAGATCGACGCGGTCGTCGTGTGCCCGACCGGCATCGGCACGTCGAAAATGCTCGCGAGCCGCATCCAAAAAGAGCTGCCGGAAATCGATACGGTGAAGATCTTGTCGATCCACGATTTCGAGGCGGCGAATTTCCAAGACTACGATCTCGTCATCTCGACGATCCGACTGCCGGTGACCGATGTGGATTATTTAATGGTGAGCCCGTTGTTGAACGAACAGGACATCAGCCATATCGAGAATTACTTGCAGCACAATATCCAAAAAGTGACCCGCAATAAGCAGTATTTGCCGGCGGAGGCTTTGAGTGAAGCGGGCAGGACACACCGGCCAAATCTCCGGCGCTTGTTGCTCGACATCAAGCAAGTACAGACCGGCATGGAAGCGATACTCGAGCATTTTGGGGTCGTGAACATGCGCGGCACCGATTATTGGCGGGTGCTCGAAGCTGTGCTGGACGGGATGGAGTCAGACGGTTTGCTAGATGCGGCGAGCACCTTGCGGCAATTAAAAGACCGCGAGACAAAAGGCGGCCTCGGGATTCCGGGGACCAACATGGCGCTGTTTCATTGCCGAGACGAGTCGGTCGGGCAGTTGCTGTTCCAAGTGGTGCATTTGGATACGCCGAGTACGGTTAAAGGGATGGACGGCCGCGACGTGCAGATGACGAATTTATTGTTGATGCTGACGCCGGTGGAATTAAGTGAGCGCGAACAGGAAATCATGAGCTTGATTAGTTCGAGCCTCATTGAAAGCGAAGCCGCGATGATGATTTTCTCGTCGTCGAATGAAGGCGTCATCCGCGGCAAGTTGGAACAGTTGTTTTATGAATACCTACAAAATAATTTGATGAAGGAATGA
- a CDS encoding phosphocarrier protein HPr, which translates to MVEKTFTITDPAGMHARPASALVGSLSKFQSDITMEFKDKKVNLKSILGVMSLGVPSGSQVQIAADGADEAEAMETIERVLQEQGISNA; encoded by the coding sequence ATGGTAGAAAAAACATTCACAATCACAGACCCGGCAGGCATGCACGCACGTCCAGCTTCAGCACTCGTAGGTTCGTTATCAAAATTCCAATCGGACATCACGATGGAATTCAAGGACAAAAAAGTTAACTTGAAATCGATCCTCGGCGTTATGTCACTTGGCGTTCCTTCTGGATCACAAGTCCAGATCGCAGCAGACGGTGCGGACGAAGCGGAAGCGATGGAAACAATCGAACGCGTACTCCAAGAGCAAGGAATCTCGAACGCATGA
- the ptsP gene encoding phosphoenolpyruvate--protein phosphotransferase, protein MSRLSGIAASNGIAIAKAFRLEHPDLTVDKKNVADPQAEIERFGSAVDESIAELEVIKKRTAEQISEKEADIFGAHLLVLQDPELIGPITDKIKTDSVNAEFALHETSTMFVDMFEAMDNEYMKERAADVRDVTKRVLAHLLGVKIQNPSLITDEVVIIAEDLTPSDTVQLNPQYIKGFITDIGGRTSHSAILARTLEIPAVVGAKSAMSSIQNGTIVIIDGLEGEILLDPDEATLAEYKEKQTAFADQKAEWAKLKNEATLTKDGVAVELGANIGTPKDLTGVLENGGEAIGLYRTEFLYMGRDNFPTEQEQFDAYSAVLKGMEGKPTVVRTLDIGGDKELSYLKLPKELNPFLGLRAIRLCLEMPDMFRTQLRALLRASVHGNLKIMFPMIATLDEFREAKALLLEEKAKLESEGVEVSDSIEVGIMVEIPSTAVMADTFAKEVDFFSIGTNDLIQYTMAADRMNESVSYLYQPYNPAILRLVKTVIDASHKEGKWTGMCGEMAGDEIAIPILLGLGLDEFSMSASSILKARSQLSRLSKADMEGHTEHILGLATSQEVEDYVKNL, encoded by the coding sequence ATGAGTCGCCTCTCCGGAATCGCAGCGTCTAACGGCATCGCTATCGCCAAGGCCTTCCGCCTGGAACATCCGGATCTGACAGTCGACAAGAAAAACGTGGCGGATCCACAGGCGGAGATCGAACGCTTCGGCTCAGCAGTGGATGAATCCATCGCTGAACTCGAAGTAATCAAAAAACGCACCGCAGAACAAATCAGCGAAAAAGAAGCGGACATTTTCGGGGCTCACTTGCTTGTCTTGCAAGACCCGGAACTCATCGGGCCAATCACCGACAAGATCAAAACCGACAGTGTCAACGCCGAATTCGCGCTTCACGAAACGTCTACAATGTTCGTCGACATGTTCGAAGCGATGGACAATGAATACATGAAAGAACGCGCCGCCGATGTGCGCGACGTCACGAAACGTGTGCTCGCCCATCTATTAGGCGTCAAGATCCAAAACCCAAGCCTGATCACTGACGAAGTCGTCATCATCGCAGAAGATTTGACACCATCCGATACGGTGCAATTAAACCCGCAATACATTAAAGGCTTCATCACCGATATCGGCGGGCGCACATCCCACTCCGCGATTCTCGCACGCACACTGGAAATCCCGGCGGTCGTCGGCGCGAAATCAGCGATGAGCTCTATCCAGAACGGCACGATCGTCATCATCGACGGCTTGGAAGGAGAAATCCTTCTTGACCCCGATGAAGCGACACTTGCCGAGTACAAAGAAAAACAAACGGCGTTTGCCGATCAAAAAGCCGAATGGGCCAAGCTGAAAAACGAGGCGACGCTCACGAAAGACGGCGTTGCAGTCGAACTCGGCGCGAACATCGGCACACCGAAAGACCTTACCGGCGTCCTTGAAAACGGCGGCGAAGCGATTGGCTTGTACCGGACAGAATTCTTGTACATGGGCCGCGACAACTTCCCGACCGAACAAGAACAATTCGACGCCTATTCCGCTGTCCTAAAAGGCATGGAAGGCAAACCGACCGTCGTGCGTACGCTCGACATCGGCGGCGACAAGGAATTGTCGTACTTGAAATTGCCGAAAGAACTTAACCCGTTCCTCGGCCTCCGTGCGATCCGTCTATGCCTCGAGATGCCGGACATGTTCCGCACGCAGCTGCGCGCACTACTCCGTGCAAGCGTCCACGGGAACCTCAAGATCATGTTCCCGATGATCGCGACGCTCGATGAGTTCCGCGAAGCGAAAGCTCTTCTATTGGAAGAAAAAGCAAAACTCGAATCAGAAGGCGTCGAAGTAAGCGATTCAATCGAAGTTGGCATCATGGTGGAAATCCCGTCGACAGCCGTCATGGCAGACACCTTTGCAAAAGAAGTCGACTTCTTCTCCATCGGTACCAACGATTTGATCCAATACACGATGGCCGCCGACCGGATGAACGAATCCGTGTCGTATCTGTACCAACCGTACAACCCAGCCATCCTGCGCCTCGTGAAGACCGTCATCGACGCGTCCCACAAAGAAGGCAAATGGACCGGCATGTGCGGCGAAATGGCCGGCGACGAAATCGCCATCCCGATTCTCCTCGGCCTCGGCCTGGACGAATTCTCGATGAGCGCCTCGTCCATCCTAAAAGCCCGCTCTCAGCTGAGCCGCCTATCCAAAGCGGACATGGAAGGGCACACCGAACACATCCTAGGTCTCGCGACTTCCCAGGAAGTTGAAGACTACGTGAAAAACCTATAA
- a CDS encoding helix-turn-helix domain-containing protein — protein sequence MISTIDQEQENLWASVETLSTINTEQAEAVLKTTVERSLRQMGFTTPAISSLALKITDPQTVIELHQIERKIKHQLKNKNREMAYELLIDYLSKLSEMTDKDPAVIQKKLIASLMANSAKSPLRASLVNRPASHQKTGNSFYSPSEAAEKIGLSDQTIRRMCEKGKFAGAFKTDGGHWRIPKANFITTDEQDKRAKAFFDRIDTKNEEAGNVDEFDL from the coding sequence ATGATATCTACCATCGATCAAGAACAGGAAAACCTCTGGGCAAGCGTGGAAACATTGTCCACAATCAATACTGAACAAGCCGAAGCTGTGCTAAAAACTACAGTTGAACGTTCTTTGAGACAAATGGGTTTTACAACTCCCGCAATCTCCAGTCTTGCATTAAAAATAACCGATCCACAAACGGTAATAGAGTTGCATCAAATCGAACGGAAAATAAAGCATCAACTGAAGAATAAAAATCGTGAAATGGCTTACGAGCTGTTGATTGATTATCTTTCAAAACTAAGTGAGATGACCGACAAAGATCCGGCAGTTATTCAAAAAAAGTTGATTGCTTCCCTTATGGCGAATAGTGCAAAGAGCCCGCTAAGGGCATCTCTTGTTAATCGCCCAGCCAGTCATCAGAAAACAGGAAACTCTTTTTATTCCCCTAGTGAAGCAGCTGAGAAAATCGGATTGAGCGACCAAACGATTAGAAGGATGTGCGAGAAAGGTAAATTTGCCGGTGCATTTAAAACAGATGGCGGCCACTGGAGAATCCCAAAGGCAAACTTCATTACAACAGATGAACAAGATAAGCGTGCAAAAGCTTTCTTCGACCGGATTGACACCAAAAACGAGGAAGCAGGGAACGTAGATGAATTCGATCTATGA
- a CDS encoding PIN domain-containing protein — translation MNSIYDSPVRPKVFIDTTILCGALRTDGINRKILQAARFPHLFQPVFSKVCLFEFVRSAAEGLGKGKNRVAYSSDEIEEFFQAFLNPIFEYYEGLPVNSILGRYSVETIIREHLPIGDVLIELSGCDRDTAQTIAEKQEMSEPLSKFDQDDFHVWVTALRENCNFILTSNHRRFPAEIGEIKRIHPIRFYEELLNT, via the coding sequence ATGAATTCGATCTATGATTCGCCTGTCCGCCCGAAAGTATTCATTGATACCACCATATTGTGCGGAGCATTGCGAACCGATGGAATCAACCGAAAAATTTTACAAGCTGCTAGATTTCCACATCTCTTTCAACCTGTTTTTTCTAAAGTATGCTTATTCGAATTCGTACGCAGTGCGGCTGAAGGGTTAGGTAAAGGAAAAAATCGTGTGGCTTATTCATCAGATGAGATTGAAGAATTTTTCCAAGCATTTCTAAACCCCATCTTTGAGTACTACGAGGGCCTGCCGGTCAATAGCATATTAGGACGATATAGCGTGGAAACGATTATTCGAGAGCATTTACCTATAGGTGACGTCTTGATAGAATTAAGCGGATGTGACCGTGACACTGCACAGACTATTGCTGAAAAGCAGGAAATGTCAGAACCACTTTCTAAATTCGATCAAGATGATTTTCATGTGTGGGTAACTGCCTTAAGGGAAAACTGCAACTTCATATTGACTTCTAATCATCGGAGGTTTCCTGCTGAAATAGGAGAAATCAAAAGAATACATCCGATACGCTTTTACGAAGAGCTGTTGAATACATGA
- a CDS encoding alanine/glycine:cation symporter family protein, with amino-acid sequence MEQFLQGVADFSAWLWGIPLITLLLVSGLYMTFKLGFFQFRYFGYIVGQTFGSIFRRPKGEGTVTPFQALTSALSSTIGAANIVGVPAAIMFGGPGAIFWMWVIALIGMALKFAESVLAVEYREKNAKGEFVGGPMYYMTKGLNMKWLGIWFSFALMIELIPSIMVQGNSIANTVQATFNVPVLWTGIATAVLVSIVVFGGIKRIGKVTEIFVPFMALMYVGGAVVILLMNVKAVPEFFMLIFSNAFSPAPVVGGFAGAAIVEIIRWGFARGLYSNEAGLGTAPIAHAAATTDHPVRQGFWAVIGVVVDTLIVCTATAFVILSSGVWTEEGAMENSSALTSLAFEEYFGDFGAILVTIALIFFVLSTILVVVFYGAKQAEFLFGLKAAYGMQVVYIFAVILGAVGAAEVIWGFLDIMLAAILIPNVIAILLLSNKVKELKNEFFTSDEYYRKDRKVKKRAKRQKAVREGYES; translated from the coding sequence TTGGAACAGTTTTTGCAAGGGGTTGCTGATTTTTCAGCATGGCTATGGGGCATCCCGCTCATCACATTGTTATTGGTTTCTGGACTTTATATGACTTTTAAATTAGGATTTTTTCAGTTTCGCTATTTCGGATACATAGTAGGGCAAACCTTTGGCAGCATTTTCAGAAGACCAAAAGGCGAAGGGACGGTCACGCCGTTCCAGGCATTGACGTCTGCACTGTCGTCGACAATCGGTGCGGCGAACATCGTCGGTGTGCCAGCGGCGATCATGTTCGGTGGGCCGGGCGCGATTTTCTGGATGTGGGTCATCGCATTGATCGGCATGGCGCTGAAGTTCGCGGAAAGCGTGCTTGCGGTTGAGTACCGCGAGAAAAACGCGAAAGGCGAATTTGTCGGCGGGCCGATGTATTACATGACAAAAGGCTTGAACATGAAATGGCTCGGGATTTGGTTCTCATTCGCATTGATGATCGAATTGATTCCGAGCATCATGGTGCAAGGGAATTCCATCGCGAATACCGTGCAAGCGACATTCAATGTACCGGTATTGTGGACGGGCATCGCGACCGCTGTGCTCGTGTCGATCGTCGTCTTCGGCGGCATCAAGCGCATCGGGAAAGTGACGGAGATTTTCGTTCCGTTCATGGCGTTGATGTATGTTGGCGGAGCGGTCGTCATTCTTTTGATGAACGTTAAAGCTGTTCCGGAATTCTTTATGTTGATCTTTAGCAACGCCTTTTCTCCGGCGCCTGTCGTGGGCGGATTTGCCGGTGCGGCGATTGTGGAAATTATCCGTTGGGGCTTTGCCCGCGGTCTTTATTCCAACGAAGCGGGACTTGGGACAGCACCGATCGCACACGCAGCTGCGACGACCGACCATCCCGTGCGCCAGGGCTTCTGGGCCGTCATTGGTGTAGTTGTGGATACCTTGATCGTTTGTACGGCGACAGCATTTGTCATCTTGTCTTCCGGCGTATGGACAGAAGAGGGCGCGATGGAAAATTCATCGGCGTTGACAAGCTTGGCATTTGAAGAGTATTTCGGTGATTTCGGTGCCATTCTCGTAACAATCGCCCTTATTTTCTTCGTACTCTCGACGATTCTGGTCGTGGTGTTCTACGGCGCGAAGCAAGCAGAGTTCTTGTTCGGCCTAAAAGCGGCATACGGCATGCAAGTGGTCTACATATTCGCCGTCATCTTGGGCGCAGTCGGTGCAGCTGAAGTCATCTGGGGCTTCCTCGACATCATGCTCGCCGCGATCCTCATCCCGAACGTCATCGCGATTTTACTGTTGAGCAACAAAGTGAAAGAGTTGAAGAACGAGTTCTTTACCTCGGATGAGTATTATAGAAAAGATAGGAAAGTGAAGAAACGGGCGAAACGCCAGAAAGCGGTTAGAGAAGGGTATGAGTCGTAG
- a CDS encoding DUF6241 domain-containing protein, whose protein sequence is MKTVLRTIIILLVGLGILAGAGYWAYKSLTTSDEQQISQAAEEADDKLQQGEDTEAPKANEQVETVGLSEGEFQIHLHQMTHQKIEATEKRGAIEMTPERIDEMLKILQANEGAYEEYEFYEQSLTAWEEGNFSNAVNVHNTIWEWHNGTVGRATGLLSEEQEAAYVEDNF, encoded by the coding sequence TTGAAGACTGTATTACGAACGATTATTATCCTCCTGGTGGGCCTAGGTATACTCGCAGGAGCTGGATATTGGGCGTACAAGAGCTTGACCACAAGCGACGAGCAACAAATCTCCCAAGCTGCGGAGGAAGCTGACGATAAGCTGCAACAAGGAGAAGATACGGAAGCGCCGAAAGCGAATGAGCAGGTGGAGACTGTGGGCTTGAGTGAAGGTGAATTCCAGATTCATCTTCACCAAATGACACATCAAAAAATCGAGGCGACCGAAAAGCGCGGGGCGATCGAAATGACGCCGGAGCGGATCGATGAAATGCTGAAAATCTTACAGGCCAACGAAGGCGCTTATGAGGAGTACGAATTCTATGAGCAAAGCTTGACGGCTTGGGAAGAAGGCAATTTCTCAAATGCCGTGAACGTGCACAACACCATTTGGGAATGGCATAACGGAACGGTAGGACGTGCGACGGGCTTGTTGTCGGAAGAGCAGGAAGCGGCGTATGTGGAGGATAATTTCTAA
- a CDS encoding VanZ family protein, which yields MKAKYIPVLLWALCILIATNNYNFTALLANDIDFNIRLFPNLSDLFITSDIHLDSKLYVFQKTGHALSFGILYLLMNQAVKERHVAFVLCSLFAFFTEFLQLFFERSGRLVDVLIDIAGVYAAYRLSIYVKAHGGIVPAFSHATQTISNVLKDDKTH from the coding sequence ATGAAAGCTAAATACATCCCCGTCCTTTTATGGGCGCTGTGCATCCTCATCGCCACCAATAATTACAATTTCACGGCGCTGTTGGCGAACGACATTGACTTCAACATCCGCCTGTTCCCGAACCTGTCCGACCTATTCATCACAAGCGACATCCATCTCGACAGCAAGCTCTACGTGTTCCAGAAAACCGGTCACGCTTTATCATTCGGCATTTTATATTTACTCATGAATCAAGCCGTCAAAGAACGCCACGTCGCCTTCGTGCTATGCAGCTTGTTCGCCTTTTTCACCGAGTTCCTGCAGTTGTTCTTCGAGCGCAGCGGCAGGCTCGTAGATGTCCTGATCGATATCGCAGGCGTCTACGCGGCATATCGATTAAGTATCTATGTAAAAGCACATGGCGGCATCGTTCCCGCTTTCTCTCATGCCACACAGACAATATCCAATGTTTTAAAAGACGACAAAACCCATTAA
- a CDS encoding HAD family hydrolase has translation MDSIIFDLDGTLWNPLDVSVAVWNRVLADNGVDEMLSKDDLRGIMGLQADQVGEKLFPHLSKEQCEKLTEESSQLECEYLRKQGGQLYESVERVLERLSQKYNLYIVSNCQEGYIESFYEYHGLDSHFVDFENPGRTGLSKGENIQLIMERNDVAKAVYVGDTKGDHEAAKMAGLPFVYAAYGFGDVDEYDYKLEEFEELLALFG, from the coding sequence ATGGATAGCATCATTTTTGATTTGGACGGGACGCTTTGGAACCCGCTCGATGTATCGGTAGCGGTGTGGAACCGGGTGTTGGCTGATAATGGGGTAGACGAAATGCTGTCGAAAGACGATTTGCGGGGCATCATGGGGCTGCAGGCGGATCAAGTCGGAGAGAAGTTGTTTCCACATCTCTCGAAAGAGCAATGCGAAAAACTGACAGAAGAGTCCTCGCAATTGGAATGTGAGTATCTGCGAAAACAAGGCGGGCAATTGTATGAGAGTGTGGAGCGTGTACTGGAGCGGCTGTCACAGAAATACAATTTGTATATCGTCAGCAATTGCCAGGAAGGCTATATCGAAAGCTTCTATGAATACCATGGATTGGATTCTCACTTCGTTGATTTCGAGAATCCGGGGAGAACGGGCTTGTCGAAGGGTGAGAACATCCAGTTGATCATGGAGCGGAACGATGTGGCGAAGGCCGTGTATGTCGGTGATACGAAAGGCGACCATGAGGCAGCGAAAATGGCTGGGCTCCCGTTTGTCTATGCGGCGTATGGCTTTGGGGACGTTGATGAGTATGATTATAAGCTGGAGGAGTTTGAGGAATTATTGGCCTTGTTCGGGTGA
- a CDS encoding competence protein ComK has product MRKRKNFKLEMNMEKEIGQETVLILPDYDENGCLNSVIYHTDGMIKVESKPFDLIDTNLRFRGSSMRGAVEGSAAILGKLNKNPIIIDRDKGVILLPSKSALLDGCVWLSLQHIMECISIDGCTTKVNLSNGSSIILDGSKKSIQRRMEKAYELQFKIPEAQKRFFESGRVIPETTYHLVKQAGQVNYEHKALE; this is encoded by the coding sequence GTGAGAAAGCGTAAGAATTTCAAGTTGGAAATGAACATGGAAAAAGAAATCGGGCAAGAGACCGTATTGATTTTGCCGGACTATGATGAAAATGGTTGCTTGAATTCTGTGATTTACCATACGGACGGCATGATCAAAGTTGAGTCGAAGCCATTCGATTTGATCGATACGAATCTGCGCTTCCGGGGCTCGAGCATGCGCGGCGCGGTGGAAGGCTCAGCGGCGATTCTTGGCAAGCTTAACAAGAACCCGATCATCATCGATCGCGATAAAGGGGTTATTTTATTGCCAAGCAAATCAGCGCTTTTGGATGGCTGTGTCTGGTTATCCTTGCAGCACATTATGGAATGCATCAGCATAGATGGCTGCACGACGAAGGTCAATTTGAGCAATGGCAGTTCGATCATCCTCGATGGCAGCAAGAAGTCGATCCAGCGCCGCATGGAAAAAGCATACGAGCTCCAGTTCAAGATCCCGGAAGCGCAGAAGCGATTTTTTGAAAGTGGCCGGGTGATTCCGGAGACGACGTATCACTTGGTGAAGCAGGCTGGGCAAGTGAATTATGAGCATAAGGCTTTGGAATAG
- a CDS encoding ParB/RepB/Spo0J family partition protein, protein MRKLKANRNFTPCVPVVDDETFGGFPFTWNITHVQTWIDNNLDQVDLSVVQIAPPSKGTDSDSLDEAWILEADLTKPVIIVWMRPEFFKLIDGNHRVAKARRMGVAELPAYYLTEQQHRQFFAREQADMMYVKYWNEKLEQVEKGWGQWAVVGQMKV, encoded by the coding sequence ATGAGAAAACTAAAAGCGAATCGAAACTTTACGCCTTGTGTACCGGTGGTCGATGATGAAACGTTCGGCGGTTTTCCATTCACTTGGAATATCACGCATGTGCAAACGTGGATTGACAACAATTTGGACCAAGTCGATTTGTCAGTCGTACAAATCGCGCCGCCTTCAAAAGGGACGGATTCGGACTCTTTGGATGAGGCATGGATTCTTGAAGCGGATCTTACGAAGCCGGTAATCATTGTTTGGATGCGTCCGGAATTTTTCAAGTTAATCGACGGCAATCATCGCGTGGCGAAAGCGAGGCGTATGGGCGTAGCGGAACTCCCGGCTTATTATTTGACCGAACAACAGCACCGCCAATTTTTCGCACGCGAACAAGCAGACATGATGTATGTGAAGTATTGGAACGAGAAGCTGGAACAGGTTGAAAAAGGATGGGGCCAGTGGGCTGTGGTCGGACAGATGAAAGTGTAG
- a CDS encoding glycerophosphodiester phosphodiesterase family protein: MDEDAFLLIAHRGASAIASEHTLASYQLAMDMGADFIEIDLQMTKDGVLVAFHDDTVDRTTDGSGKVAEMDLADIKRLDAGSWFNAEKPDIAKDEYVDIQVPTLEEIFTAFGDSANYYIETKQPAESEEMEEKLLELLDQFELLDESLSKGKVIIQSFSADSLTTIHQLDGDIPLIQLIDDSEQVIPSPETFELYREYAVGIGVSHREADEAYIAAAREAGLLVHPFVVDKLAVGKKLKSRGATGIFTNDIEAVSSLKW, from the coding sequence TTGGATGAAGATGCCTTTCTTTTGATTGCTCATCGGGGGGCAAGCGCAATTGCCTCTGAGCATACGTTGGCATCCTATCAACTGGCGATGGATATGGGTGCAGATTTTATTGAAATTGATTTACAGATGACAAAAGACGGTGTGCTGGTTGCCTTCCATGACGATACTGTGGACCGCACGACCGATGGCAGCGGAAAAGTAGCGGAAATGGACTTGGCCGACATTAAAAGACTGGATGCAGGATCCTGGTTTAATGCCGAAAAGCCGGACATAGCGAAAGATGAGTATGTAGACATTCAAGTTCCGACGCTTGAGGAAATCTTTACAGCTTTCGGTGACAGTGCCAATTATTACATTGAAACCAAGCAACCGGCTGAAAGTGAAGAAATGGAAGAGAAGCTGCTGGAATTGCTCGATCAGTTTGAGTTGTTGGACGAGTCTCTATCGAAAGGCAAAGTGATTATCCAGTCGTTTAGTGCAGACAGTTTAACTACGATTCATCAATTGGACGGCGATATACCACTCATCCAATTGATAGACGACTCGGAGCAAGTAATCCCTTCCCCTGAAACTTTTGAGTTGTATAGGGAATATGCCGTCGGTATTGGCGTTAGCCACAGGGAGGCGGACGAGGCCTATATTGCTGCTGCAAGAGAAGCCGGCTTATTGGTCCATCCTTTTGTTGTCGACAAACTGGCAGTAGGGAAGAAGCTGAAATCCCGGGGAGCAACTGGGATCTTCACGAATGATATCGAAGCTGTTAGCAGTTTAAAATGGTGA